AACAACGCGCGCTGCAGTCGACCTTCACGTGGGGCGTGGTGATCATGGGGTTTTATGGCATCTTCCAGTACTTTTTTGCGCCCGGATGGGATACGATGTGGATGGAAGGGTCGCGCATGACGTCCATCGGGCATCCGGAACCGATGGAGATCCGCGTGTTCGGCACGCTGAACGCGCCCGGCCCTTACGCGATGATAATGATGGCCGGCCTCATCTTGCTCTTCAACGGCTCGTCGCTTTTTTCGCGGCTGGCTGCCGGCCCAGGTTACGCCGGCTACCTGCTCGCCATGGTGCGCGGCTCGTGGGTGGGCTGGATACTGTCGATCATGTACCTCGTGTACCGCCTCCAGGGCGTGCTCAAGGTGCGCCTCATGTATATCCTCGGCATCGGTATCGTGCTCATGCTCCCGCTGATGATGTTCGGCCCCGTCTCAGACAAGCTCAACGAGCGCGTGGATTCGATGACCTCGCTCGAACAGGACGGCAGCTTTCAGGCCCGGAGCGACCTCTACGGCCAGGCCTCCACCCTTATCCTCGGCAACCCGCTGGGCAACGGCCTGGGCAAATTCACCTTCGATAGCGGTATCATCACCATCTTCTTTGTCCTCGGATGGCCCGGCATCGCGCTGTACATCGGCGGCCTGCTGATGTTGCTCGTTCATGCCATGCGATGCACCGCGGCGAATACGGACCAGTTCACGGTGATCATCACGTCCATCATTGTATCCTACTTCATCCTGATGGGCGCCTCGAATCAGCTCACCGGGGTGAAAGGCTGCATCGTATGGGGATTCCTGGGGATGACGGTCGCCTCGCGCTTGCATTACGGCAACCGGCTGGCGCAGACCAGATAATGGAAATAGATGATACCATGTAGCCGACCGTAGGGACACGATACATCGTGTCCGTGGACAGGTATAGTGTGCCGCCAAACAAGTATCTAGCGTGAAGATCGCCCTATTCCATACCACGTTGCCCGAACCCGGCCGCAAGCCGGGCGGGGTGGAGGTCGCCGTCCACAGGCTGGCCGACGAGCTGGCGAAAAATACGGCCGACGAGGTAACCGTATTCAGCCTCTCGCCGGCGCCGGCCGGCTTCCGCTACCACCACGTGCGCCTCTTCGAGGGCCTGCCCGCCTTCCGCGACAATCCACTGCTCCGCCTCTTTGGTCTGCCGTTATTGCTCAATGGGGCGGGGTTGCGGGGGTTCGACGTACTTCATCTGCATGGGGACGACTGGTTCTTGTTCGCCCGGAGCGGGGCCTCGGTCCGCACGCTCCACGGCTCGGCGCTGTTCGAGGCGCGCTCCGCGACATCGCTCAAACGCCGGCTGGCCCAGCTCGCCGTCTACCCCCTCGAACACCTGGCCGCTCGCCTGGCGACGGTCACGCTGGCCGTCGGTCCGAAGACGGCCGAGGTATATGGCCTGACGCAAATGGCGAATAATGGCGTCAACCTCGAGCTCTTCCATCCGGGTGAGAAGGCCGCCGCGCCGACGATACTGTACATCGGGACCTGGGAGGGCCGTAAACGCGGCCGATTTATGTTCGAGACGTTTGTCGAACACATTCTGCCGGCCCGGCCGGACGCCGAGTTGATCATGGTGGCAGACCATGCGCCGGCGCACGAGCGCGTGCGCAACGTCCGCTTTCCGGACGACGCCACGCTCGCGGCGCTCTACCGGCAGGCGTGGGTGTTCGCGTACCCGAGTGTCTATGAAGGG
This DNA window, taken from Rhodothermales bacterium, encodes the following:
- a CDS encoding glycosyltransferase family 4 protein: MKIALFHTTLPEPGRKPGGVEVAVHRLADELAKNTADEVTVFSLSPAPAGFRYHHVRLFEGLPAFRDNPLLRLFGLPLLLNGAGLRGFDVLHLHGDDWFLFARSGASVRTLHGSALFEARSATSLKRRLAQLAVYPLEHLAARLATVTLAVGPKTAEVYGLTQMANNGVNLELFHPGEKAAAPTILYIGTWEGRKRGRFMFETFVEHILPARPDAELIMVADHAPAHERVRNVRFPDDATLAALYRQAWVFAYPSVYEGFGIPYIEAMASGTPVVCSTNDGAEYVLENGRYGAITPDDAFGDAIVGLLNETARREAMAKAGLARAAVFSWHAVARQHRQVYEDAIRLRRNGHRTNGSV